The Streptococcus mitis genome has a segment encoding these proteins:
- a CDS encoding CvpA family protein, which yields MISLLLLLVLAWGFYIGYRRGLLLQVYYLISAMASAFVAGQFYKGLGEQFHLLVPYANPQEGQGTFFFPSDQLFQLDKVFYAGIGYLLVFGIVYSIGRLLGLLLHLIPSKKLGGKLFQVTAGILSMLVTLFVLQMVLTILATIPMAAIQNPLEKSIVAKHIIQSIPVTTSWLKQIWVTNLIG from the coding sequence ATGATTTCACTCCTTCTTCTATTGGTCTTGGCTTGGGGATTTTATATCGGCTATCGGAGAGGCCTGCTCTTACAGGTTTATTACCTTATTTCAGCTATGGCATCGGCTTTTGTGGCTGGCCAGTTTTATAAGGGACTTGGAGAGCAATTTCATTTGTTGGTCCCTTATGCAAATCCGCAGGAAGGTCAGGGAACTTTCTTTTTCCCATCGGATCAACTCTTTCAGTTGGATAAGGTCTTTTACGCGGGTATCGGCTACTTGCTTGTATTTGGGATAGTCTATAGCATCGGTCGTTTGCTTGGTCTCCTCTTACACTTGATTCCTAGTAAAAAACTGGGTGGTAAGTTGTTCCAAGTTACAGCAGGGATATTGTCCATGTTGGTAACCTTATTTGTCTTGCAAATGGTCTTGACCATCTTGGCGACCATTCCCATGGCAGCTATACAAAATCCTCTTGAAAAGAGTATTGTCGCAAAACACATCATCCAGAGCATACCGGTAACAACCAGTTGGCTCAAACAAATCTGGGTGACAAATTTAATCGGATAA
- a CDS encoding carboxymuconolactone decarboxylase family protein yields the protein MTTFTIHTVESAPAEVKEVLETVEKDNNGYIPNLIGLLANAPTALEAYRTVGAINRRNSLTPVEREVVQITAAVTNGCAFCVAGHTAFSIKQIQMNDDLLQALRNRTPIETDPKLDTLAKFTLAVINTKGRVGDEALAEFLEAGYTQQNALDVVLGVSLASLCNYANNLANTPINPELQPYA from the coding sequence ATGACAACATTTACAATTCATACAGTAGAATCAGCGCCAGCAGAAGTGAAAGAGGTTCTTGAAACAGTAGAAAAAGATAACAATGGCTATATTCCTAACCTAATCGGTCTCTTGGCTAATGCACCTACTGCTTTAGAGGCTTACCGTACTGTCGGAGCTATTAACCGTCGCAATAGCCTGACACCTGTTGAGCGCGAAGTGGTGCAAATCACGGCAGCTGTGACCAATGGTTGTGCCTTCTGTGTCGCAGGTCACACCGCCTTTTCAATCAAACAAATCCAGATGAATGATGACCTTCTGCAAGCCCTTCGCAATCGTACTCCAATTGAAACAGATCCTAAATTGGACACCTTAGCTAAGTTTACCTTGGCGGTAATCAATACCAAGGGTCGTGTAGGTGATGAAGCCTTGGCTGAGTTTTTAGAAGCAGGCTACACCCAACAAAATGCCTTGGATGTGGTTCTTGGTGTCAGCCTAGCAAGCCTATGTAACTATGCCAACAATCTAGCCAATACACCAATTAACCCAGAATTGCAACCTTATGCTTAA
- a CDS encoding endonuclease MutS2 gives MNKKILETLEFNKVKALFEPHLLTEQGLEQLRQLAPTAKADKIKQAFAEMKEMQALFVEQPHFTILATKEIAGVCKRLEMGADLNIEEFLLLKRVLLASRELQSFYANLENVSLEELALWFEKLHDFPQLQGNLQAFNDAGFIENFASEELARIRRKIHDSESQVRDVLQDLLKQKAQMLTEGIVASRNGRQVLPVKNTYRNKIAGVVHDISASGNTVYIEPREVVKLSEEIASLRADERYEMLRILQEISERVRPHAAEIANDAWIIGRLDLIRAKLRFIQERQAVVPQLSENQEIQLLHVCHPLVKNAVANDVHFGQDLTAIVITGPNTGGKTIMLKTLGLTQVMAQSGLPILADKGSRVGIFEEIFADIGDEQSIEQSLSTFSSHMTNIVDILGKVNQHSLLLLDELGAGTDPQEGAALAMAILEDLRLRQVKTMATTHYPELKAYGIETAFVQNASMEFDTATLRPTYRFMQGVPGRSNAFEIAKRLGLSEVIVGDASQQVDQDNDVNRIIEQLEEQTLESRKRLDNIREVEQENLKMNRALKKLYNELNREKETELNKAREQAAEIVDMALSESDQILKNLHSKSQLKPHEIIEAKAKLKKLAPEKVDLSKNKVLQKAKKKRAPKVGDDIVVLSYGQRGTLTSQLKDGRWEAQVGLIKMTLEEKEFDLVQAQQEKQVKKKQVNVVKRTSGRGPQARLDLRGKRYEEAMNELDAFIDQALLNNMAQVDIIHGIGTGVIREGVTKYLQRNKHVKSFGYAPQNAGGSGATIVTFKG, from the coding sequence ATGAACAAGAAAATATTAGAAACATTAGAGTTCAATAAGGTCAAGGCCTTGTTTGAACCCCATTTGTTGACCGAGCAGGGCTTGGAGCAATTGAGACAGCTGGCTCCGACTGCTAAGGCAGATAAAATCAAACAGGCTTTTGCTGAGATGAAGGAAATGCAGGCACTCTTTGTTGAGCAACCGCATTTTACCATTCTTGCAACCAAGGAAATCGCAGGAGTCTGCAAGCGGTTGGAGATGGGAGCGGACCTCAATATCGAGGAGTTCCTCCTCTTGAAGCGCGTGCTTCTTGCCAGCCGAGAACTGCAAAGTTTTTACGCCAATCTGGAAAATGTCAGCTTGGAAGAATTAGCTCTTTGGTTTGAGAAATTACATGATTTTCCGCAATTACAAGGAAATCTTCAGGCCTTTAATGATGCAGGTTTCATTGAAAATTTTGCCAGTGAAGAATTGGCGCGCATCCGTCGAAAAATCCATGATAGCGAGAGTCAGGTACGCGATGTCTTGCAAGATTTGCTCAAACAAAAAGCGCAGATGTTGACAGAAGGGATTGTTGCCAGTAGAAATGGCCGTCAGGTTCTACCTGTCAAAAACACCTACCGCAATAAGATTGCAGGTGTCGTTCATGATATTTCTGCTAGTGGAAATACCGTCTATATTGAACCCCGTGAGGTGGTCAAACTGAGCGAAGAAATTGCCAGTTTACGAGCAGATGAGCGCTATGAAATGCTTCGCATTCTCCAAGAAATTTCTGAGCGTGTTCGCCCTCATGCGGCTGAGATTGCCAATGATGCTTGGATTATCGGCCGTTTGGATTTGATTCGTGCCAAGCTTCGTTTTATCCAAGAAAGGCAAGCAGTAGTTCCTCAGCTATCAGAAAATCAAGAGATTCAACTGCTCCATGTCTGCCATCCTTTGGTCAAAAATGCCGTTGCAAATGATGTCCATTTTGGTCAAGATTTAACAGCGATTGTCATTACAGGTCCCAATACAGGTGGGAAGACCATCATGCTTAAAACTCTGGGCTTGACACAGGTTATGGCCCAGTCCGGTTTGCCGATTTTAGCAGACAAGGGAAGTCGTGTTGGTATTTTTGAAGAAATTTTTGCTGATATTGGCGATGAACAGTCTATTGAACAGAGCTTGTCTACCTTCTCTAGCCACATGACCAATATTGTGGATATTCTTGGCAAGGTCAACCAACATTCACTCTTACTCTTGGATGAGTTGGGGGCTGGTACAGATCCTCAAGAAGGAGCAGCCCTTGCTATGGCTATTTTAGAGGACCTTCGCCTGCGTCAAGTCAAGACTATGGCTACTACTCACTATCCAGAGCTCAAGGCCTACGGTATCGAGACAGCCTTTGTGCAAAATGCCAGCATGGAGTTTGATACTGCAACTCTTCGCCCGACCTATCGCTTTATGCAGGGTGTTCCTGGTCGAAGCAATGCCTTTGAAATTGCCAAACGTCTAGGACTATCTGAAGTTATCGTAGGAGATGCTAGCCAGCAGGTCGATCAGGACAATGATGTCAACCGGATTATTGAGCAACTGGAAGAGCAGACGCTTGAAAGTCGTAAACGCTTGGACAATATCCGTGAGGTGGAGCAAGAAAATCTCAAGATGAACCGTGCTCTCAAAAAACTTTACAACGAGCTCAATCGTGAAAAGGAAACCGAGCTTAATAAGGCGCGTGAACAGGCTGCTGAGATTGTGGACATGGCCCTAAGTGAGAGTGACCAGATTCTTAAAAATCTCCATAGTAAATCTCAACTCAAGCCCCACGAAATTATTGAAGCCAAGGCCAAGTTGAAAAAATTGGCTCCTGAAAAAGTAGATTTGTCTAAAAACAAGGTCCTTCAAAAGGCCAAGAAAAAACGAGCTCCAAAGGTGGGAGATGATATCGTGGTGCTCAGCTATGGTCAGCGAGGTACCTTGACCAGTCAACTCAAGGACGGCCGCTGGGAAGCCCAAGTCGGATTGATTAAGATGACCTTGGAAGAGAAAGAATTTGACCTTGTTCAAGCTCAGCAAGAAAAGCAGGTCAAGAAGAAACAAGTCAATGTTGTGAAACGAACTTCTGGTCGTGGTCCACAAGCCAGACTGGATCTTCGAGGAAAACGCTATGAAGAAGCTATGAATGAGCTAGATGCCTTTATCGACCAAGCCTTGCTTAACAATATGGCTCAAGTTGATATCATCCATGGTATCGGAACAGGTGTTATCCGTGAAGGTGTCACCAAATACCTACAAAGAAACAAACATGTCAAGAGTTTCGGCTATGCCCCACAAAATGCGGGAGGCAGTGGTGCGACTATTGTCACTTTTAAAGGATAG
- a CDS encoding alanine/glycine:cation symporter family protein: MLELLKSIDAFAWGPPLLILLVGTGIYLTARLGLLQILRLPKAFQLIFTKDKGHGDVSSFAALCTALAATVGTGNIIGVATAIKVGGPGALFWMWMAAFFGMATKYAEGLLAIKYRTKDDHGAVAGGPMHYILLGMGEKWRPLAIFFALAGVLVALLGIGTFTQVNSITESIQNTTTISPAITALVLSVFVAIAVFGGLKSISKVSTTVVPFMAIIYILGTLTVIFFNIGKIPATIALILTSAFSPVAAVGGFAGASIRMAIQNGVARGVFSNESGLGSAPIAAAAAKTNEPVEQGLISMTGTFIDTLIICTLTGLTILVTGVWSGDLNGVALTQSAFSTVFSHFGPALLTIFLVLFAFTTILGWNYYGERCFEFLFGVRFIWLYRVVFVLMVLLGGFIELDMVWIIADIVNALMALPNLIALLVLSPVVIAETKKYFNK, translated from the coding sequence ATGTTAGAATTGCTTAAATCAATTGATGCTTTTGCTTGGGGTCCACCCCTCTTGATTTTATTGGTTGGGACAGGGATTTACCTAACTGCCCGTCTAGGACTTTTGCAGATTTTGCGTCTGCCAAAGGCCTTCCAGCTTATTTTTACTAAGGACAAAGGGCATGGCGATGTATCCAGTTTTGCGGCCTTGTGTACAGCACTCGCAGCGACAGTTGGTACGGGAAATATTATCGGGGTGGCGACGGCTATCAAGGTCGGTGGCCCAGGAGCCCTCTTTTGGATGTGGATGGCTGCTTTCTTTGGAATGGCAACCAAGTATGCGGAAGGATTATTAGCCATTAAATACCGTACCAAGGACGACCATGGTGCAGTAGCGGGAGGTCCCATGCACTATATCCTTCTAGGGATGGGAGAAAAGTGGCGTCCCCTTGCTATCTTCTTTGCCCTGGCAGGTGTGCTAGTAGCTTTGTTGGGAATCGGAACCTTCACCCAGGTCAACTCGATTACAGAATCTATCCAAAATACAACAACTATTTCGCCAGCCATCACCGCTCTTGTCTTGTCAGTATTTGTAGCAATTGCAGTCTTTGGAGGACTCAAGTCCATTTCTAAGGTTTCAACTACTGTTGTTCCTTTTATGGCTATTATTTATATTTTGGGAACTCTTACAGTTATTTTCTTTAATATCGGGAAAATACCTGCTACAATCGCTTTAATCTTGACATCCGCTTTTAGTCCAGTTGCTGCGGTAGGTGGATTTGCCGGTGCTAGCATTCGGATGGCTATTCAAAATGGTGTTGCGCGTGGTGTGTTCTCAAACGAATCTGGTCTGGGTTCGGCTCCGATTGCAGCAGCTGCGGCTAAGACAAATGAACCAGTAGAGCAAGGCTTGATTTCCATGACAGGAACCTTTATTGATACCCTCATTATCTGTACCTTGACTGGTTTAACCATCTTGGTAACTGGTGTTTGGAGTGGTGATTTGAATGGGGTTGCCTTGACTCAGTCAGCCTTCTCAACAGTCTTTTCACACTTTGGACCTGCCCTTTTGACCATCTTCCTTGTGCTCTTTGCCTTTACAACGATTCTAGGTTGGAACTATTACGGAGAACGCTGTTTCGAGTTTCTCTTTGGGGTTCGCTTTATCTGGCTCTACCGTGTGGTCTTTGTACTCATGGTCTTGTTGGGAGGATTTATCGAGTTGGATATGGTTTGGATTATCGCAGATATTGTCAATGCCTTGATGGCTCTGCCGAACTTGATTGCCCTCTTAGTTTTATCGCCAGTCGTTATTGCTGAGACTAAAAAGTATTTTAATAAATAA
- the serS gene encoding serine--tRNA ligase, whose product MLDIKRIRTDFDSVAGKLATRGVDAAVLNEMKEIDAKRRDILVKVETLKAERNTVSAEIAQAKRNKENADDKIAAMQNLSAEVKALDAELAEIDAKLTEFTTTLPNIPADSVPVGADEDDNVEVRRWGTPREFDFEPKAHWDLGEDLGILDWERGGKVTGARFLFYKGLGARLERAIYNFMLDEHGKEGYTEVITPYMVNHDSMFGTGQYPKFKEDTFELSDSNYVLIPTAEVPLTNYYRDEILDGKDLPIYFTAMSPSFRSEAGSAGRDTRGLIRLHQFHKVEMVKFAKPEESYEELEKMTANAENILQKLNLPYRVVALSTGDMGFSAAKTYDLEVWIPAQNTYREISSCSNTEDFQARRAQIRYRDEADGKVKLLHTLNGSGLAVGRTVAAILENYQNADGSVTIPEVLRPYMGDAEVIKP is encoded by the coding sequence ATGTTAGATATCAAACGTATTCGTACAGACTTTGATTCTGTCGCAGGAAAATTGGCTACACGTGGTGTAGATGCTGCTGTCTTAAACGAGATGAAAGAAATCGATGCTAAACGTCGTGATATTTTAGTCAAGGTTGAAACTCTCAAGGCTGAACGTAACACAGTTTCAGCTGAGATTGCCCAAGCTAAGCGCAACAAGGAAAATGCAGATGACAAGATTGCTGCCATGCAGAATCTATCTGCTGAGGTTAAAGCCTTGGATGCTGAATTGGCAGAAATCGATGCTAAATTGACAGAATTTACTACTACTCTTCCAAACATCCCAGCTGACAGCGTTCCTGTTGGAGCTGATGAAGATGACAACGTGGAAGTTCGCCGTTGGGGTACTCCACGCGAGTTCGATTTCGAGCCAAAAGCTCACTGGGATCTGGGTGAAGACCTTGGCATCCTTGACTGGGAACGTGGGGGTAAGGTAACAGGAGCTCGCTTCCTCTTCTATAAAGGTCTCGGCGCTCGTTTGGAACGTGCCATCTACAACTTTATGTTGGATGAACATGGAAAAGAAGGCTATACAGAAGTCATCACACCTTACATGGTTAACCATGATTCTATGTTTGGGACTGGTCAATATCCAAAATTCAAGGAAGATACTTTTGAACTCAGCGATAGCAATTATGTCCTTATCCCTACAGCTGAAGTTCCTCTGACAAACTACTACCGTGATGAAATCCTTGATGGTAAAGACCTGCCAATCTACTTTACTGCTATGAGCCCATCATTCCGTTCCGAGGCTGGTTCTGCTGGTCGTGATACTCGTGGCTTGATTCGTTTGCACCAATTCCACAAGGTTGAAATGGTTAAATTTGCCAAGCCAGAAGAATCTTACGAAGAATTGGAAAAAATGACAGCCAACGCTGAAAATATCCTTCAAAAACTCAACCTTCCATATCGTGTCGTTGCTCTCTCTACAGGAGATATGGGCTTCTCAGCTGCTAAAACTTACGACTTGGAAGTTTGGATTCCAGCACAAAATACCTACCGTGAAATTTCAAGCTGTTCAAACACAGAAGATTTCCAAGCCCGTCGTGCCCAAATCCGTTACCGTGATGAAGCAGATGGCAAGGTGAAATTGCTCCATACCTTGAACGGTTCTGGACTTGCAGTTGGACGTACAGTGGCTGCTATTCTTGAAAACTACCAAAATGCAGATGGTTCTGTGACCATCCCAGAAGTTCTTCGTCCATACATGGGTGACGCTGAAGTTATCAAACCATAA
- the rnhC gene encoding ribonuclease HIII, with protein MASITLTPSEKEIQAFLEHYQTSLAPSKNPYIRYFLRLPQATVSIYTSGKVLLQGEGAEKYASFFGYEVVEENRGQNFPLIGTDEVGNGSYFGGLAVVASFVTPDQHAFLRKLGVGDSKTLTDQKIRQIAPILKEKIQHQALLLSPSKYNEVIGDRYNAVSVKVALHNQAIYLLLQKGVQPEKIVIDAFTSAKNYDKYLAQEANRFSNPISLEEKAEGKYLAVAVSSIIARDLFLENLENLGRELGYQLPSGAGTTSDKVASQILQAYGMQGLNFCAKLHFKNTEKAKKRLER; from the coding sequence ATGGCAAGTATAACACTCACACCAAGCGAAAAGGAGATTCAGGCTTTTCTTGAACACTATCAAACCAGTCTGGCTCCCAGCAAGAATCCCTATATTCGCTACTTTTTGCGACTACCTCAAGCAACGGTTTCTATCTATACTTCTGGAAAGGTCTTGCTTCAGGGTGAAGGAGCTGAAAAATATGCTAGTTTCTTTGGCTATGAGGTTGTAGAGGAAAACAGGGGTCAAAATTTCCCTTTGATTGGGACAGATGAGGTAGGGAATGGTTCCTACTTTGGTGGGCTTGCAGTTGTGGCTTCCTTTGTCACACCTGACCAGCATGCCTTCTTGCGAAAACTAGGTGTGGGGGATTCTAAGACTCTGACAGACCAAAAGATCCGTCAGATTGCCCCTATCCTCAAAGAAAAAATCCAGCACCAGGCACTGCTTCTCTCACCAAGCAAGTACAACGAGGTCATCGGAGACCGCTACAACGCTGTTTCGGTTAAGGTGGCCCTCCATAATCAGGCTATCTATCTCCTTCTTCAAAAAGGTGTTCAGCCTGAGAAAATTGTGATTGATGCCTTTACCAGTGCTAAAAATTATGACAAGTACTTGGCACAAGAGGCCAATCGTTTCAGCAATCCTATCAGCTTAGAAGAAAAGGCTGAGGGCAAATACTTGGCTGTCGCAGTTTCTTCTATCATTGCGCGTGATCTCTTTCTGGAAAATCTTGAAAATCTAGGACGAGAGCTGGGCTATCAACTTCCAAGTGGAGCTGGAACGACTTCTGATAAGGTAGCTAGCCAGATTTTGCAAGCCTATGGTATGCAAGGACTCAATTTCTGCGCCAAACTGCACTTTAAAAATACTGAAAAAGCGAAAAAACGCTTAGAAAGGTAA
- the zapA gene encoding cell division protein ZapA: MANLNRFKFTFGKKSLTLTSEHDNLFMEEIAKVATEKYQAIKEQMPSADDETIALLLAVNCLSTQLSREIEFDDKEQELEELRHKLVTCKQEQSKIEDSL, translated from the coding sequence ATGGCAAATCTAAATCGATTCAAATTTACATTCGGGAAAAAATCATTAACCTTGACAAGCGAGCATGATAACCTTTTTATGGAGGAAATCGCCAAGGTTGCGACAGAAAAATACCAAGCAATTAAAGAACAAATGCCTAGTGCAGATGATGAAACAATCGCTCTTTTGTTGGCGGTCAACTGTTTATCAACTCAGCTCAGCCGTGAGATTGAATTTGATGATAAGGAGCAAGAATTAGAAGAACTCCGTCACAAGCTTGTGACTTGCAAGCAAGAACAGAGCAAGATTGAGGATTCCTTATGA
- a CDS encoding TDT family transporter has protein sequence MKKLPLVFSGCLLGLAGAGNLVLDTLPVLSHLLSLTGLVLWTYFLMLHLFNWKETKQELTKPPLLSGMATFPMAGMILSTYVFRVFPHFPLVAQGLWWFSFLLDLFLIAGFTIKFAYPGRRVHATPSWTVLYVGIAVAALTYPLVGIIEIAYATLSFGFLLTFYLYPLIYSDLKKHPLPLALLGQEGIYCAPFSLLLASLVRVGGASLQTWVLIVMILASQSFFFFVLTRLPNILKQGFQPAFSALTFPTIITATSLKMAQGILKLPFLDYLVVAETVICLIILLFVLGAYLIWLRKKV, from the coding sequence ATGAAAAAACTCCCCTTGGTATTTTCTGGTTGTTTGCTAGGTTTGGCAGGAGCTGGAAATCTCGTTTTAGATACGTTGCCGGTTCTGTCCCATCTGTTGAGTCTGACAGGTTTGGTTTTGTGGACTTACTTTCTAATGCTGCATCTCTTTAATTGGAAGGAAACCAAGCAAGAATTGACCAAGCCTCCTCTTTTGTCAGGAATGGCGACCTTTCCCATGGCTGGGATGATTTTATCGACTTATGTCTTTCGAGTCTTCCCTCATTTCCCTTTGGTAGCGCAAGGACTTTGGTGGTTTTCATTTCTCTTGGATTTGTTCTTGATTGCTGGTTTCACCATTAAATTTGCCTATCCGGGGCGGAGGGTTCATGCGACTCCTAGCTGGACGGTTCTCTATGTGGGGATAGCAGTAGCAGCCTTGACCTATCCTCTTGTAGGTATCATCGAAATTGCCTATGCGACCTTGAGTTTTGGTTTTCTCCTAACCTTCTATCTCTATCCCCTTATTTATAGCGATTTAAAGAAACATCCGCTCCCACTAGCCTTGCTTGGGCAAGAAGGAATCTACTGTGCTCCTTTCTCTCTACTCTTGGCTTCTCTGGTTCGGGTTGGAGGAGCCAGCCTACAAACCTGGGTCTTAATCGTCATGATTTTGGCTTCTCAATCCTTCTTTTTCTTTGTTTTGACTCGCCTGCCCAATATTTTAAAACAAGGCTTTCAACCAGCCTTTTCAGCCCTCACCTTCCCGACCATTATCACAGCTACTTCGCTTAAGATGGCTCAGGGAATCTTGAAACTTCCATTTTTGGATTATTTGGTAGTGGCTGAAACTGTTATTTGCCTAATCATTTTGCTCTTTGTATTAGGTGCTTATTTGATTTGGTTACGAAAAAAGGTCTAG
- the lepB gene encoding signal peptidase I → MNSFKNFLKEWGLFLLILSLLALSRIFFWSNVRVEGHSMDPTLADGEILFVVKHLSIDRFDIVVAHEEDGNKDIVKRVIGMPGDTIRYENDKLYINDKETDEPYLADYIKRFKEDKLQSTYSGKGFEGNKGTFFRSIAEKAQAFTVDVNYNTNFSFTVPEGEYLLLGDDRLVSSDSRHVGTFKAKDITGEAKFRFWPITRIGTF, encoded by the coding sequence ATGAATTCATTTAAAAATTTCTTAAAAGAGTGGGGATTGTTCCTCCTAATTCTGTCATTACTAGCTTTAAGTCGTATCTTTTTTTGGAGCAATGTTCGCGTAGAAGGGCATTCCATGGATCCTACCCTAGCGGATGGCGAAATACTCTTTGTCGTTAAGCACCTCTCTATTGACCGTTTTGATATCGTGGTGGCCCATGAGGAAGATGGCAATAAGGACATTGTCAAACGTGTCATCGGAATGCCTGGCGACACCATCCGTTACGAAAACGATAAACTTTACATCAATGATAAAGAGACGGACGAACCTTACCTAGCTGACTACATCAAACGCTTCAAGGAGGACAAACTCCAAAGCACATACTCAGGCAAGGGATTTGAAGGAAATAAAGGAACTTTCTTTAGAAGTATTGCTGAAAAAGCCCAAGCTTTCACAGTTGATGTCAACTACAATACCAACTTTAGCTTTACTGTTCCAGAAGGAGAATACCTTCTCCTCGGAGACGACCGCTTGGTTTCGAGCGACAGCCGCCACGTAGGTACCTTTAAAGCAAAAGATATCACAGGGGAAGCTAAATTCCGCTTCTGGCCAATCACCCGTATCGGAACATTTTAA